Proteins from a single region of Oryza brachyantha chromosome 6, ObraRS2, whole genome shotgun sequence:
- the LOC102707975 gene encoding putative cellulose synthase-like protein D5 has translation MSGDYANYTVLMPPTPDNQPYGGGLPPAAPTGGGARPGDLPLPPYGSSKLVNRRGGAGGDDGAKMDRRLSTARVPAPSNSKSLLVRSQTGDFDHNRWLFETKGTYGIGNAYWAQDNAYAGDDGGGGGAVKMEDLVEKPWKPLSRKVPIPPGILSPYRLLVMVRFVALFFFLVWRVTNPNMDALWLWGMSIVCELWFAFSWLLDQMPKLNPINRAADLVALREKFESPSPTNPTGRSDLPGLDVFISTADPYKEPPLVTANTLLSILATEYPVEKLFVYISDDGGALLNFEAMAEASAFAKVWVPFCRKHGIEPRNPEAYFTQKGDPTKGKKRPDFVKDRRWIKREYDEFKIRVNGLADLIRRRANAMNARERKLARDKQAAGEADALAAVKAATWMADGTHWPGTWLDPAPDHGKGDHGSIVQVMIKNPHHDVVYGEAGEHPYLDMTDVDVRIPMFAYLSREKRAGYDHNKKAGAMNAMVRASAILSNGPFMLNFDCDHYIYNCMAIREAMCYMLDRGGDRICYIQFPQRFEGIDPSDRYANHNTVFFDGNMRALDGLQGPMYVGTGCLFRRYAVYGFNPPRAIEYRGAYGQTKVPIDPQYPRHGGDASSGGEHELRPLSEHPDHEAPQKFGKSKMFIESIAVAEYQGRPLQDHPSVQNGRPPGALLMPRPPLDAATVAEAVAVISCWYEDNTEWGQRVGWIYGSVTEDVVTGYRMHNRGWRSVYCITRRDAFRGTAPINLTDRLHQVLRWATGSVEIFFSKNNALLASRRLKFLQRMAYLNVGIYPFTSLFLIMYCLLPALSLFSGQFIVATLDPTFLCYLLLITVTLMLLCLLEVKWSGIGLEEWWRNEQFWVIGGTSAHLAAVLQGLLKVVAGIEISFTLTAKAAADDDDDPFAELYLIKWTSLFIPPLAVIGINIIALVVGVSRTVYAEIPQYSKLLGGGFFSFWVLAHYYPFAKGLMGRRGRTPTIVYVWAGLISITVSLLWITISPPDDRITQGGIDV, from the coding sequence atgtccGGAGACTATGCCAACTACACCGTCCTCATGCCGCCCACCCCGGACAACCAGCCCTACGGGGGTGGTCTCCCGCCCGCGGCGCCGACCGGTGGTGGCGCCAGGCCGGGCGATCTGCCGCTCCCGCCCTATGGCTCGTCCAAGCTCGTcaaccggcgcggcggcgccggtggcgacgacggcgcgaagATGGACCGGCGGCTGTCGACGGCGCgcgtgccggcgccgtccaACTCCAAGTCGCTGCTGGTGCGAAGCCAGACCGGAGACTTCGACCACAACCGGTGGCTGTTCGAGACCAAGGGCACGTACGGCATCGGGAACGCCTACTGGGCCCAGGACAACGCgtacgccggcgacgacggcggcggaggcggcgctgtGAAGATGGAGGACCTCGTCGAAAAGCCGTGGAAGCCGCTGAGCCGCAAGGTGCCCATCCCTCCCGGCATCCTGAGCCCCTACAGGCTGCTGGTGATGGTGCGGTTCGTGgcgctcttcttcttcctggtGTGGCGCGTGACGAACCCTAACATGGACGCGCTCTGGCTGTGGGGGATGTCCATCGTGTGCGAGCTCTGGTTCGCCTTCTCGTGGCTGCTCGACCAGATGCCCAAGCTTAACCCGATCAACCGCGCCGCCGACCTGGTGGCGCTCCGGGAGAAGTTcgagtcgccgtcgccgacgaacCCGACGGGGCGCTCCGACCTGCCGGGGCTGGACGTGTTCATCTCCACCGCCGATCCCTACAAGGAGCCCCCGCTTGTGACGGCCAACACGCTGCTCTCCATCCTCGCCACCGAGTACCCGGTGGAGAAGCTGTTCGTCTACatctccgacgacggcggcgcgctgcTCAACTTCGAGGCCATGGCGGAGGCGAGCGCGTTCGCCAAGGTGTGGGTGCCGTTCTGCCGCAAGCACGGCATCGAGCCGCGCAACCCGGAGGCGTACTTCACGCAGAAGGGGGACCCGACCAAGGGCAAGAAGCGGCCGGACTTCGTGAAGGACCGGCGGTGGATCAAGCGCGAGTACGACGAGTTCAAGATCCGCGTCAACGGCCTCGCCGACCTCATCCGCCGGCGCGCCAACGCCATGAACGCTCGGGAGCGCAAGCTGGCGCGCGACAAGCAGGCTGCGGGGGAGGCcgacgcgctcgccgccgtgaaGGCCGCGACCTGGATGGCCGACGGGACGCACTGGCCGGGGACCTGGCTGGACCCGGCGCCGGACCACGGGAAGGGGGACCACGGCAGCATCGTGCAGGTGATGATCAAGAACCCGCACCACGACGTGGTGTACGGGGAGGCCGGCGAGCACCCGTACCTGGACATGACGGACGTGGACGTGCGCATCCCGATGTTCGCGTACCTGTCGAGGGAGAAGCGCGCCGGGTACGACCACAACAAGAAGGCCGGCGCCATGAACGCCATGGTGCGGGCGTCGGCGATCCTGTCGAACGGGCCGTTCATGCTCAACTTCGACTGCGACCACTACATCTACAACTGCATGGCGATCCGGGAGGCGATGTGCTACATGCtcgaccgcggcggcgaccgcatCTGCTACATCCAGTTCCCGCAGCGGTTCGAGGGGATCGACCCCTCCGACCGCTACGCCAACCACAACACCGTCTTCTTCGACGGCAACATGCGCGCCCTCGACGGCCTGCAGGGCCCCATGTACGTCGGCACGGGCTGCCTCTTCCGCCGCTACGCCGTCTACGGCTTCAACCCGCCGCGCGCCATCGAGTACCGCGGCGCCTACGGGCAGACCAAGGTGCCCATCGACCCGCAGTAcccgcggcacggcggcgacgcgtcgtccggcggcgagcacgagCTGCGGCCGCTGTCGGAGCACCCCGACCACGAGGCGCCGCAGAAGTTCGGCAAGTCGAAGATGTTCATCGAGTCGATCGCCGTGGCGGAGTACCAGGGGCGGCCGCTGCAGGACCACCCGTCCGTGCAGAACGGGCGGCCCCCCGGGGCGCTGCTGatgccgcggccgccgctggACGCCGcgacggtggcggaggcggtggcggtgatCTCGTGCTGGTACGAGGACAACACGGAGTGGGGGCAGCGCGTGGGGTGGATCTACGGCTCCGTCACCGAGGACGTGGTGACCGGCTACCGGATGCACAACCGCGGGTGGCGCTCCGTGTACTGCATCACCCGGCGCGACGCGTTCCGCGGGACGGCGCCGATCAACCTGACCGACCGCCTCCACCAGGTGCTCCGGTGGGCGACGGGGTCGGTGGAGATCTTCTTCTCCAAGAACAACGCGCTGCTGGCGTCGCGGCGGCTCAAGTTCCTGCAGCGCATGGCGTACCTCAACGTCGGCATCTACCCCTTCACCTCCCTCTTCCTCATCATGTACTGCCTCCTGCCGGCGCTGTCCCTCTTCTCCGGCCAGTTCATCGTCGCGACGCTGGACCCGACCTTCCTCTGCTATCTGCTGCTCATCACCGTCACGCTCATGCTGCTGTGCCTGCTCGAGGTGAAGTGGTCCGGGATCGGGCTGGAGGAGTGGTGGCGGAACGAGCAGTTCTGGGTGATCGGCGGCACGTCGGCGCACCTGGCggcggtgctgcagggcctgcTCAAGGTGGTGGCAGGCATCGAGATCTCCTTCACGCTGACggccaaggcggcggcggacgacgacgacgacccgtTCGCGGAGCTGTACCTGATCAAGTGGACGTCGCTCTTCATCCCGCCGCTGGCCGTGATCGGGATCAACATCAtcgcgctcgtcgtcggcgtgtCGAGGACGGTGTACGCGGAGATCCCGCAGTACAGCAAGCTGCTCGGCGGCGGGTTCTTCAGCTTCTGGGTGCTGGCGCACTACTACCCCTTCGCCAAGGGCCTCAtgggccgccgcggccggacCCCCACCATCGTCTACGTCTGGGCGGGCCTCATCTCCATCaccgtctccctcctctggATCACCATCAGCCCGCCCGACGACCGCATCACCCAGGGCGGCATCGACGTCTGA
- the LOC102710309 gene encoding probable aquaporin TIP2-2, translated as MSGNIAFGRFDDSFSAASLKAYVAEFISTLVFVFAGVGSAIAYTKLTGGAPLDPAGLVAVAVCHGFGLFVAVAIGANISGGHVNPAVTFGLALGGQITILTGVFYWVAQLLGAIVGAVLVQFCTGVATPTHGLSGVGAFEGVVMEIVVTFGLVYTVYATAADPKKGSLGTIAPIAIGFIVGANILVAGPFSGGSMNPARSFGPAVASGNYTNIWIYWVGPLVGGGLAGIVYRYLYMCGDHAPVATSDF; from the exons ATGTCGGGCAACATCGCCTTCGGCCGCTTCGATGACTCCTTCAGCGCGGCGTCCCTCAAGGCCTACGTCGCCGAGTTCATCTCCACcctcgtcttcgtcttcgccGGCGTCGGCTCCGCCATCGCCTACA CCAAGttgaccggcggcgcgccgcttGACCCGGCCGGGCTGGTGGCCGTGGCGGTGTGCCACGGGTTCGGGCTGTTCGTGGCGGTGGCCATCGGCGCCAACATCTCCGGCGGGCACGTCAACCCGGCCGTCACCTTCGGCCTCGCGCTCGGCGGCCAGATCACCATCCTCACCGGCGTCTTCTACTGGGTCGCCCAGCTCCTCGGCGCCATCGTCGGCGCCGTCCTCGTCCAGTTCTGCACCGGCGTG GCGACCCCGACGCACGGGCTGTCCGGCGTGGGCGCGTTCGAGGGCGTCGTGATGGAGATCGTCGTCACCTTCGGGCTCGTCTACACCGTgtacgccaccgccgccgacccgAAGAAGGGGTCGCTCGGCACCATCGCCCCCATCGCCATCGGCTTCATCGTCGGCGCCAacatcctcgtcgccggcccgTTCTCCGGCGGCTCCATGAACCCGGCGCGCTCCTTCGGCCCCGCCGTGGCCAGCGGCAACTACACCAACATCTGGATCTACTGGGTCGGcccgctcgtcggcggcggcctcgccgggATCGTCTACCGGTACCTCTACATGTGCGGTGACCACGCCCCCGTCGCCACCAGCGACTTCTAA